In Bacteroidales bacterium, one genomic interval encodes:
- the purL gene encoding phosphoribosylformylglycinamidine synthase subunit PurL — translation MMEVTVETAKELGLLPEEYERIKEILGRNPNFTELSIYSVMWSEHASYKNSIKWLKTLPMEGEQLMTEAGEENAGLVDLGDGLACAFKIESHNHPSAIEPYQGAATGVGGINRDIFTVGARPVAQLNSLRFGDPSLNRTKWHVKGVVKGIGDYGNSFGVPVLAGEVFFDKTYNTNPLINAMSVGLVKKDRIISAVAKGVGNPVYIVGSSTGKDGIHGATFASTNLTENSSEDLPSVQVGDPFMEKLLLEATLELNKSAAVVGMQDMGAAGIICSTSEMSEKGGHGMKIDLNKVPLRQQNMDPFEILLSESQERMLVVVEKGHEKEVERIFDKWDLNREIIGEVIDEDKLYFYRGDELVADVPASSLVLGGGAPVYDREYTKPSYIDEYKKFSIDDIPEPSNYYEVAMNLINNPNIASKRWVVEQYDTMVGTANMSTNFPSDAGVFNLKDTRKALAMSVDCNARYVNADPYVGAQIAVAEAARNIVCSGADPLAITNCLNFGNPYNPEAYWQFVQAVKGMGDACRKFKTPVTGGNVSFYNQTTINDHMEPVFPAPVIGMLGMLKDKSHHTTIGFKKKGDMIFLIGRSVENIDSSEYLYSYHQVEKSPAPFFDLEEEYNVQQAVKGLIEHDLLESAHDVSDGGLFVTLLESAMIHNLGFDITTSADVRKDAFLFGESQGRVVVSVSSSNETNFIDFMLEREVPFSTLGHVTKSELRIDDDSFGFIHDLKKHYENALHRLMED, via the coding sequence ATGATGGAAGTTACCGTAGAAACAGCAAAAGAACTGGGTTTGTTGCCTGAAGAATATGAGCGGATCAAGGAAATATTGGGGCGAAACCCAAATTTTACAGAATTAAGTATTTATTCGGTAATGTGGTCAGAGCACGCTTCATATAAGAATTCGATCAAGTGGCTGAAAACGCTTCCCATGGAAGGTGAGCAGTTAATGACTGAGGCAGGTGAAGAAAATGCCGGTTTGGTTGATTTGGGCGATGGTCTGGCCTGTGCCTTCAAAATAGAATCGCATAACCATCCTTCAGCAATTGAGCCTTATCAGGGTGCTGCAACCGGTGTGGGAGGTATAAACCGTGATATTTTTACCGTTGGTGCACGACCTGTTGCACAGCTCAATTCCCTGAGATTTGGTGATCCCAGCTTAAACAGAACAAAATGGCATGTTAAAGGCGTGGTCAAAGGTATAGGAGATTATGGTAATTCCTTTGGCGTTCCTGTTTTGGCGGGAGAGGTATTTTTTGATAAAACCTACAATACAAATCCTTTGATCAATGCAATGTCGGTAGGCCTCGTGAAGAAGGACCGTATTATTTCTGCAGTAGCCAAAGGGGTTGGAAATCCGGTATATATTGTAGGTTCCTCCACAGGGAAAGACGGAATTCACGGAGCAACTTTTGCTTCAACCAATCTTACCGAAAATTCAAGTGAGGATTTGCCATCTGTTCAGGTAGGTGATCCTTTTATGGAGAAATTACTGCTTGAAGCAACCCTTGAGCTTAATAAATCGGCTGCAGTCGTAGGTATGCAGGATATGGGGGCAGCGGGTATTATTTGTTCCACTTCTGAAATGTCGGAAAAAGGCGGACATGGAATGAAAATAGATCTTAATAAGGTACCTCTGCGTCAACAAAACATGGATCCTTTTGAAATATTGCTTTCTGAATCACAGGAGCGTATGCTGGTAGTTGTGGAAAAAGGACATGAAAAAGAAGTAGAAAGAATTTTTGATAAATGGGATTTGAACAGGGAAATTATTGGTGAGGTTATTGATGAAGATAAGCTGTATTTTTACAGGGGCGATGAACTGGTGGCTGATGTACCTGCCTCCAGCCTGGTTTTGGGTGGCGGAGCACCCGTATATGACCGTGAATATACCAAACCATCCTATATAGATGAGTATAAAAAATTTTCCATTGACGATATTCCCGAACCTTCCAATTATTATGAGGTTGCCATGAATCTCATAAATAATCCAAACATAGCTTCAAAACGATGGGTTGTAGAACAATACGATACTATGGTGGGTACTGCCAATATGAGCACCAACTTTCCAAGTGATGCCGGGGTTTTTAACCTGAAAGACACCCGTAAGGCTCTTGCAATGAGTGTGGATTGCAATGCCCGTTATGTGAATGCCGATCCCTATGTGGGTGCTCAGATTGCAGTAGCTGAGGCAGCCAGAAATATTGTATGTTCAGGAGCTGATCCTTTAGCCATTACGAATTGTTTAAATTTTGGCAATCCGTATAATCCCGAAGCTTACTGGCAGTTTGTACAGGCTGTTAAAGGAATGGGCGACGCATGCAGGAAATTCAAAACACCTGTAACCGGAGGTAATGTCAGTTTTTATAACCAAACCACCATCAATGACCATATGGAACCGGTATTCCCGGCTCCTGTCATTGGAATGCTCGGTATGTTAAAAGATAAGAGCCATCACACCACCATTGGTTTCAAGAAAAAAGGAGATATGATCTTTTTGATCGGCAGGTCGGTTGAAAATATTGATTCATCAGAATACCTCTATTCATACCATCAGGTGGAAAAATCGCCGGCACCGTTTTTTGATCTGGAAGAAGAATATAATGTTCAACAAGCGGTTAAAGGCTTGATTGAACATGATCTGCTCGAATCAGCTCATGATGTTTCCGATGGCGGCTTGTTTGTAACCCTTCTGGAATCGGCAATGATTCACAATTTGGGTTTCGACATTACCACCAGTGCTGATGTCAGAAAGGATGCATTTCTTTTTGGTGAGTCCCAGGGAAGGGTTGTTGTTAGCGTATCCTCCTCAAATGAGACCAATTTTATTGATTTCATGCTTGAAAGAGAAGTTCCCTTTTCAACATTGGGCCATGTGACAAAATCGGAGTTGAGGATAGATGATGATTCATTCGGTTTTATTCATGATTTGAAAAAACATTACGAAAATGCCCTGCACCGACTGATGGAAGATTAG
- a CDS encoding PorT family protein, producing MKKILTLILLILPLFSLAQQETVRYYQKIDHKPFHFGYTLGINTMDFGIYHSEYALEEDVYPEINQLSPGIDISIVTNFRLGEYLDFRILPGISLGQRNLTYYENVSPDPDSVKAFHEMNLGSTFINLPFNLRYEAEREKNYRPYLIGGVNFRWDMARNKDFDADEGIYVKLEPFDVYVEGGFGVDFYLPYFKLSTEIKFSVGTMNVLSPDKEENNPEYVLSIDKLKSRMVSLSFHFE from the coding sequence TTGAAAAAGATTCTCACTTTAATACTGTTGATTCTGCCCCTTTTCAGTCTTGCCCAGCAGGAGACCGTCCGTTATTATCAGAAAATTGATCATAAACCCTTTCATTTTGGTTATACTTTGGGTATTAATACGATGGATTTTGGGATTTATCATTCGGAATATGCTTTAGAAGAAGATGTTTACCCAGAGATTAATCAATTATCGCCAGGGATTGATATTAGCATTGTGACCAATTTTCGGCTGGGAGAATACCTTGATTTTAGGATTTTGCCGGGGATATCCCTTGGACAACGCAACCTAACTTATTACGAAAATGTAAGTCCTGATCCCGATAGTGTCAAGGCTTTTCATGAAATGAATCTTGGTTCCACATTTATTAATCTTCCCTTTAACCTTCGGTATGAGGCCGAACGGGAAAAGAACTACAGGCCTTATCTGATCGGTGGTGTGAATTTTCGCTGGGATATGGCCAGGAATAAGGATTTTGATGCAGATGAAGGAATATATGTCAAGTTGGAACCGTTTGATGTTTATGTGGAAGGAGGATTTGGTGTTGATTTCTATTTACCTTACTTCAAATTATCTACCGAAATAAAGTTTTCAGTTGGAACGATGAACGTACTTTCTCCCGATAAAGAGGAGAATAATCCTGAATATGTCCTATCCATTGACAAGTTAAAATCCAGGATGGTGAGCCTTTCTTTTCATTTTGAATGA
- a CDS encoding RNA methyltransferase, with protein sequence MLSKNKIKFINSLKKKKYRNESGLFLAEGAKLVDEILTSGFQVPLICATQEWMNSSRLKEQANIKELISITQRELNRISTQKNPNQVLAVVEQPVHKIAEDELTDNLSIILDSMSDPGNLGNIIRTGDWFGIYNLICSHSTVDVYNPKVIQSTMGSICRVKVHYRDLEEVLSEYHNVADFHIYGSFLRGNNIYQTELSDKGFIVMGNEAHGISKELIPYIDNRLYIPNYVGNAGYKPESLNVSVATGIICAEFRRRKGDMK encoded by the coding sequence ATGTTAAGCAAAAATAAAATTAAATTCATTAACTCACTAAAAAAAAAGAAATACCGGAACGAATCAGGCCTGTTTTTAGCAGAAGGGGCAAAACTGGTGGACGAAATCCTAACTTCAGGTTTTCAGGTACCCCTTATTTGTGCAACCCAGGAATGGATGAACTCATCCAGGCTAAAAGAACAGGCAAATATAAAAGAACTCATTTCGATCACACAAAGAGAACTCAACAGAATCAGCACTCAGAAAAATCCGAATCAGGTGCTGGCTGTCGTTGAGCAACCAGTTCACAAGATTGCTGAAGATGAGCTAACCGATAATCTTTCCATAATATTGGATTCTATGAGTGATCCGGGCAATCTGGGTAACATCATTCGAACCGGAGACTGGTTTGGTATTTACAATCTGATTTGCTCTCATTCCACGGTTGATGTTTATAATCCAAAAGTAATACAATCTACTATGGGATCAATATGCAGGGTAAAGGTACATTATCGGGATCTGGAGGAAGTACTGTCCGAATATCATAATGTTGCTGATTTTCATATATATGGTTCCTTCCTGAGAGGAAACAACATATATCAGACAGAGCTGTCGGATAAAGGTTTCATCGTTATGGGAAACGAAGCCCATGGTATTTCAAAAGAATTGATACCCTATATTGATAACAGGCTATACATACCAAACTACGTCGGAAACGCCGGGTACAAACCCGAATCCTTAAACGTATCGGTGGCCACAGGCATCATTTGTGCTGAATTCCGGAGACGAAAGGGAGATATGAAATAA
- a CDS encoding BamA/TamA family outer membrane protein, which yields MYRKIKVYYIILFFPLLGLFSCSTTKHVPDDEYLLKKYKIETEDKDIEKREIRKYVQQKPNRRILGLKIPLALYSLSNPDKEEGLNKFLKKTGEEPVVLDPYLIKETRDQISNYLEKKGYYNSSVSDTLVYNGQKATVQYDIDLNEPYVIDQVEYEVRDSSLRSYLLPDTSTLPISRGDVFSVELLQQERNMIEEILRTKGFYRFSKDFVNFIADTLGEQNRVDLKVEVSKYMIQEGDGEFRRMPHKRYKIDSIYVFPAYNPQEAIAEKQEYLKNRDTTMYNGLTFIYNRQPTFDLDIISQSNYIEQGQWYNQEDVDRTYDRLNSLRLFRIINVKFEESGLGSDSTIRKLNCFIYLQKFKLQSYTIELEGTNSSGNIGGGGNLVYSHKSLFGGAEQFQSKFTGAFEILDREKFSRIDNTVRLGTEVSIDFPEFLLPFVRSEQFVKKYHPQTSLSGLYNYQERPDYTRTLANLSFGYHWRNRKNLTHYINPIELNILQLPYLSDKFKRDLDEVYLRSSYDDHFLSVTSYSMIYNNQNVQRTNDFQYFRLNAEVGGNLLYGLSQVFDARKVGDHYEIFGIRYAQFFKTDLEFRHYEIFNEENRFIYRFFIGGGFPYGNSTALPFIKQYSSGGANSLRAWNVRALGPGSYTPKSDFRGYPNLTADFKFEANWEYRFDMFWMLEGAFFLDAGNIWSLNKSDERKGALLESDEFLNEIAIGTGFGLRLDLSFSVFRLDLGVKLKDPAYEKGSRWLPGNRQISGETVSWNIAIGYPF from the coding sequence ATGTATAGAAAGATAAAAGTTTATTATATTATATTGTTTTTTCCGCTTCTCGGACTTTTTTCATGCAGTACCACAAAGCATGTTCCTGATGACGAGTATCTTTTAAAAAAATATAAGATTGAGACAGAAGATAAAGATATTGAAAAAAGAGAAATCAGAAAATATGTTCAGCAAAAGCCTAACAGAAGGATTCTGGGTCTGAAAATTCCTCTGGCTTTATATAGTTTATCCAATCCCGATAAAGAGGAAGGTCTGAATAAATTTTTGAAAAAAACCGGCGAAGAGCCCGTGGTATTGGATCCCTATTTAATTAAGGAAACGCGTGATCAAATTTCTAATTACCTGGAAAAAAAAGGATATTACAACTCAAGCGTATCGGATACGTTGGTTTATAACGGACAAAAAGCTACCGTTCAATATGACATTGATTTAAATGAACCTTATGTCATTGATCAGGTAGAATATGAGGTAAGGGATTCTTCACTCCGATCCTACCTGTTGCCCGATACGTCAACACTTCCTATAAGTAGAGGAGATGTGTTTTCTGTTGAACTGCTTCAGCAGGAAAGGAACATGATTGAAGAGATCCTCCGGACTAAGGGTTTCTACAGGTTTTCTAAGGATTTTGTGAATTTTATTGCTGATACGCTGGGAGAGCAAAATCGGGTGGATTTGAAGGTGGAAGTCAGTAAATATATGATCCAGGAAGGAGATGGGGAGTTCAGGAGAATGCCCCATAAAAGGTACAAAATTGATTCAATTTATGTTTTTCCCGCCTATAATCCCCAGGAAGCCATTGCTGAAAAGCAGGAATATTTGAAGAACCGGGATACAACAATGTATAATGGGTTGACTTTTATTTATAATCGGCAACCAACGTTTGATCTCGATATAATCAGTCAGTCGAATTATATCGAACAGGGTCAATGGTATAACCAGGAAGACGTTGATAGAACCTACGACCGTCTAAATTCCCTGAGGCTATTCAGAATCATAAATGTGAAATTTGAAGAATCGGGGTTGGGTAGTGATAGTACAATCAGGAAATTAAACTGTTTTATATATTTACAGAAATTTAAACTCCAGTCCTATACCATTGAACTGGAAGGGACCAATTCTTCCGGTAATATCGGAGGTGGCGGGAATCTCGTTTATTCTCACAAAAGTCTTTTTGGTGGTGCGGAACAGTTCCAGTCAAAGTTTACCGGTGCTTTTGAAATTCTTGATCGGGAGAAATTCAGCCGCATTGATAATACCGTCCGTTTGGGCACGGAAGTTAGTATCGACTTCCCTGAGTTTTTATTGCCTTTTGTCAGAAGCGAACAATTTGTTAAGAAGTATCATCCCCAAACTTCCCTGTCGGGTTTATATAATTATCAGGAAAGGCCGGATTATACCCGAACTTTAGCCAATCTTTCGTTTGGGTATCATTGGAGGAACAGAAAAAATCTCACTCATTATATCAATCCTATAGAACTTAATATATTACAGTTACCCTATCTTTCGGATAAATTTAAGAGAGATCTTGATGAAGTGTATCTTAGAAGCAGTTATGATGACCATTTCCTATCTGTTACCAGTTACAGTATGATTTATAATAATCAGAATGTACAAAGAACCAACGATTTTCAGTATTTTCGACTAAATGCCGAAGTAGGAGGTAATCTGCTTTACGGATTGAGCCAGGTATTCGATGCCAGGAAGGTAGGAGATCACTATGAAATATTTGGTATTCGATATGCCCAATTTTTCAAAACCGATTTGGAATTTCGTCATTATGAGATTTTTAATGAAGAAAACCGCTTCATCTACAGATTTTTTATTGGTGGAGGTTTTCCATATGGCAATTCCACAGCATTACCTTTTATCAAACAGTATTCTTCAGGCGGAGCCAACAGTTTAAGGGCCTGGAATGTGAGGGCTCTTGGCCCAGGTTCTTATACCCCTAAATCAGATTTTAGAGGCTATCCCAATCTGACCGCCGATTTTAAATTTGAAGCAAACTGGGAATATAGGTTTGATATGTTTTGGATGCTGGAAGGTGCGTTCTTTCTGGATGCAGGAAATATTTGGTCTCTTAATAAAAGCGATGAACGAAAAGGTGCACTTCTGGAGTCGGATGAATTTCTGAATGAAATAGCTATAGGAACAGGTTTCGGTTTGCGGTTGGATTTGTCCTTTTCCGTATTTCGACTTGATTTGGGTGTTAAACTAAAAGATCCCGCCTATGAAAAAGGCAGCCGTTGGTTGCCTGGGAACCGGCAAATAAGCGGAGAAACCGTTTCATGGAATATAGCCATAGGTTATCCTTTTTAA
- a CDS encoding class I fructose-bisphosphate aldolase, translating to MSYNKVLDLLGDQADDLLGHKCKTVSKDQLHLPGPDFIDRVYYHTNRNPRVLANLARLFNHGRLGGTGYLSILPIDQGIEHSGGASFAPNPIYFDPENIIKLALEGETNAVASTFGVMAATSRKYAHKIPYIVKINHNELLTYPNKYDQILFGTVDEAFNLGAVAVGATIYFGSPESSRQIVEISEAFERAHELGMATVLWCYTRNNAFKTKEDDYHTAADLSGQANHLGATIQADIIKQKLPTTNGGFTALKFGKTHEKMYSELTTDHPIDLTRYQIVNNYMGRVGLINSGGASKGETDLKDAVATAVINKRAGGTGLITGRKAFQKPMKDGVEILNAIQDVYLADEIDIA from the coding sequence ATGTCTTACAATAAAGTATTAGATTTACTGGGTGATCAAGCAGATGATTTGTTGGGTCACAAATGCAAAACCGTTAGTAAGGATCAACTCCATCTGCCGGGTCCTGATTTTATAGACAGGGTATATTATCATACCAATCGAAATCCCCGGGTATTGGCAAATCTGGCCCGCTTATTCAATCACGGACGGTTGGGGGGAACCGGATATCTTTCTATTTTGCCTATAGATCAGGGTATAGAACATTCGGGAGGTGCATCGTTTGCCCCCAATCCCATATATTTTGATCCGGAAAATATAATTAAACTGGCACTTGAAGGGGAAACAAACGCTGTGGCTTCAACATTTGGTGTGATGGCAGCTACATCAAGAAAATATGCTCATAAAATCCCCTATATCGTAAAGATCAATCATAATGAGCTTCTCACCTATCCAAACAAATATGATCAGATTCTTTTTGGAACTGTTGATGAAGCCTTTAATCTGGGAGCCGTAGCCGTTGGAGCTACCATTTATTTTGGCAGTCCTGAGTCGAGCCGCCAGATTGTTGAAATTTCAGAGGCCTTTGAAAGAGCTCACGAGTTGGGTATGGCTACCGTACTTTGGTGCTATACCAGGAATAACGCCTTTAAGACAAAAGAGGATGATTACCATACGGCTGCTGACTTATCCGGACAGGCCAATCATCTGGGCGCTACCATTCAGGCTGATATTATTAAACAAAAATTGCCTACGACCAATGGCGGATTTACAGCTTTGAAATTTGGTAAGACCCATGAGAAGATGTATAGCGAGTTAACTACGGATCATCCAATTGATCTGACAAGATACCAAATTGTAAACAACTATATGGGAAGAGTTGGTCTGATCAACTCCGGTGGAGCTTCCAAGGGAGAAACCGATCTGAAAGATGCAGTTGCCACTGCGGTGATAAATAAACGTGCAGGTGGTACGGGATTGATAACCGGTCGAAAGGCTTTCCAAAAGCCAATGAAAGACGGCGTTGAAATATTAAATGCCATCCAGGATGTTTATCTGGCTGACGAAATTGATATTGCTTAA
- a CDS encoding sodium-dependent transporter, with protein sequence MAKFDFSKREGFGSKFGVIAASAGSAVGLGNIWRFPYIAGENGGGAFILVYLFFILAIGIPVMLSEFTIGRSAKRNVFGAFKTLAPRTHWYLVGLLGVVAAFIILSFYSTVASWTLEYTYKSLIDSFSGQSPAQLTSMFEGFKASSFRPILWQLIFMFFTAWIVMAGVKNGIEKYAKILMPVLLVLIIVMDIRAVTLPGSKEGVEFLFNPDFSKLNTNSVLEALGQAFFSLSIGMGTLVTYGSYIHKRENLANTAISVSATDTIIAILAGLAIFPAVFAFGIEPNAGPDLIFRTLPNIFMQLPGGYFFSLLFFILLVVAALTSSISVLEVVVAYFTEELGLLRKPATIIAAVSITILGVLSTLSWGVLENVEVFKQNIFGILDFTASSVLLPIGGLFIVIFLGWYLGKNLVKEEVSSQGLFKVRLVSLFVLIIKFLAPVAIALVFLNGIGLLKL encoded by the coding sequence ATGGCAAAATTTGACTTTTCAAAACGAGAGGGCTTTGGGAGCAAATTTGGTGTGATTGCTGCTTCGGCCGGTTCGGCAGTAGGTCTGGGAAATATATGGAGATTTCCTTATATAGCTGGTGAAAATGGGGGCGGAGCCTTTATTCTTGTTTATCTTTTCTTTATTTTAGCTATTGGCATACCCGTTATGCTTTCTGAATTTACCATTGGAAGAAGTGCAAAAAGAAATGTATTTGGAGCCTTTAAGACCCTTGCCCCCAGGACACATTGGTACCTTGTTGGCTTATTGGGTGTTGTTGCGGCTTTCATCATCCTCTCTTTTTATAGTACAGTGGCCTCATGGACTTTGGAATATACCTATAAATCCCTGATTGACTCTTTCTCAGGCCAGTCGCCCGCTCAGCTTACTTCTATGTTCGAAGGTTTTAAAGCAAGCTCTTTCCGGCCCATCTTATGGCAGTTGATTTTCATGTTTTTCACAGCCTGGATCGTTATGGCCGGGGTGAAAAACGGAATTGAAAAATATGCAAAGATTCTGATGCCTGTTCTTCTGGTTTTGATTATTGTAATGGATATCCGTGCAGTGACGTTACCAGGATCGAAGGAAGGAGTTGAATTTCTGTTTAACCCGGATTTTTCCAAACTGAATACCAATAGTGTACTGGAAGCTTTGGGTCAGGCTTTTTTCTCCCTTAGTATTGGAATGGGTACCCTTGTTACCTATGGATCCTATATTCATAAGCGGGAAAACCTGGCCAATACTGCCATTAGTGTATCCGCTACCGATACCATAATTGCAATTCTTGCCGGTTTAGCCATCTTTCCGGCAGTTTTTGCCTTTGGAATTGAGCCCAATGCTGGTCCTGATTTGATTTTTAGAACTTTACCCAATATTTTTATGCAGTTGCCCGGCGGGTATTTCTTTTCCCTTTTGTTCTTTATTCTTCTTGTGGTAGCGGCTTTGACTTCATCTATATCTGTGCTGGAAGTGGTGGTGGCGTATTTTACGGAAGAACTGGGTTTGTTGCGTAAACCTGCTACCATCATTGCTGCTGTCTCCATTACTATACTGGGCGTACTTTCTACCTTGTCATGGGGTGTGCTCGAAAATGTGGAGGTGTTTAAACAAAACATTTTTGGAATACTCGATTTTACAGCATCAAGTGTGCTTTTACCCATCGGCGGTCTGTTTATAGTCATTTTCCTGGGATGGTATCTTGGCAAAAATCTTGTGAAAGAGGAAGTTTCAAGCCAGGGATTATTTAAAGTCCGTTTGGTATCCTTGTTCGTTCTGATAATCAAGTTTCTTGCACCAGTTGCTATTGCTTTGGTATTTCTTAATGGTATCGGGTTGCTGAAATTATAG